From the Chryseobacterium sp. G0201 genome, the window TTTATGTCCTAAATTTTCAATGATTTTCAATGACTTCGGCGAACTTCCCGTTGTATAAATCACAAAATCAGCTTCAAAATCGCCTAAACTTGTTGTAACGATATATCTTTCGTCCAGTTTTTCAATTTCTTTTACCGAGCATTTTGTTTTTACTTCAACTTTTTTTTGCTGAATTTCATTCAATAACGTATTAATAATGGTCTGTGAAGAGTTGCTTTCAGGAAATACTCTGTTGTCATTTTCTATTTTCAACGGAACTTTTCGTTGATCAAACCAATCCATCGTGTCTCCCGGCTGAAATTTAGTAAAAACACTTAATAATTCCTTATTCCCACGAGGGTAAAACTGAACCAATTCTTTTGGATCAAAACAGGCATGCGTCACATTACAACGTCCGCCTCCGGAAATTTTAACTTTCTGAAGTACATCTGAATTTTGCTCAAGAATCGTAATTTTATATTTTTTTTCGTCAAGATTTGCTGCGCAGAAAAAACCTGCCGCACCACCTCCGATAATGATAATTTGCTTCATAATTCCTTTAATCTTATGCTGAAGATTATTTTTCCAAAAGTACAATTTTTATAAACCATCTTATTTGAGTAATTTTGAAGAATATAGTTTAATTATTCTAAAACAGATTTCTAAATGATATTTTACCATAAATTCGAAGTTCGTTGGAGTGATCTTGATGCCAACAAACACTTAGCAAATTCTTCTTACGTGCAGTTTTGCGCCCAAACCAGAATGGCTTTCATGAAGCAGGAAAAAATGGGCGTTACGCAAATGAGCCGATGGGGGATTGGCCCTGTGATCATGCATGAAAGATTTTCTTTTTTCAAAGAAATATTCGCAGATCAGGTTGTTATTGTAAGTCTGGAAATCGATGGATGTGCGGAAGATTGTTCCATTTATCGTTTTGTACATAAATTTTATCTTCCTGATGGTTCACATTGTGCTACTTCAGAGGCCACAGGAGTTTGGATCGATACGATGTTGAGAAAAATGACAACTCCACCGGATGATGTAATAGAAGCGATGAACAAATATAAAACACCGAATACGGTAATTTTAACGAGAGAAGATTTTAAGAAATTACCTTTCCGTCCGGAAAATATTGATCCGACGAAACTTAACTAATAAATGATAATAGATAAATGATAATAGATAAATGATGGTTGATAGAGTAAAATTCTTCAAAATCATTTATTATTTATTAATCATCACTTATAAATTAAAATATGTTTGAAGATAAAGAACCAGAATTAACGCCGATCTCTAAATTAGGAGAATTTGGCTTGATTAAGCATTTAACAGAACATTTTCCTTTGTCCAACGAGTCTTCGGAGATTGGAGTGGGAGATGATGCGGCAGTGATTAATCCTGGAAATAAAAAAGTTGTTCTTACAACGGATGTTTTGGCAGAAGGAGTGCATTTCAATTTAGGATATGTT encodes:
- a CDS encoding acyl-CoA thioesterase, which encodes MIFYHKFEVRWSDLDANKHLANSSYVQFCAQTRMAFMKQEKMGVTQMSRWGIGPVIMHERFSFFKEIFADQVVIVSLEIDGCAEDCSIYRFVHKFYLPDGSHCATSEATGVWIDTMLRKMTTPPDDVIEAMNKYKTPNTVILTREDFKKLPFRPENIDPTKLN